In bacterium, the sequence ACGCGCTCGCGGCCGCCGCGCGCGTTGATGCGGCGATCGAACGGGGCGATGAGCTCTCCGCGCTCGCGGGCGTTCCCGTCGCCGTAAAGGACACGATTCTCGTTGCGGGACACCCGACGACCGCGAGCGCGAAGGTGCTCGAGTCCTACGTCGCCGCATATGACGCGACGGCGGTCACGCGCATGAAGGCGAACGACGCGGTGCTCCTCGGCAAGACCAACTGCGACGAGTTCGCCATGGGATCATCCACGGAGAACGCCGCGCTCGGGAAGACGGTGAACGCGTGGGATGCGTCCCGCGTGCCAGGCGGATCATCCGGCGGGTCGGCGACGGCAGTTGCCGCCGACCTCGCGTGCGTCGCGCTCGGCTCAGATACCGGCGGCTCCATCAGGCAGCCCGCCGCACTCTCCGGCATCGTCGGCCTCAAGCCAACGTACGGGAGCGTCTCTCGCCATGGTCTCATCGCCATGGCATCGAGTTTCGATGTCATCGGCCCGATAGCGCGAAGCGTCGCGGACGTGCGGACGGTGTTTCACGCGATTCGCGGGCAGGATCGCCACGACGCGACATCGTCGGGAGCTGCAAGCCGACCATCGGATGCCAAGCGCGTGGCCGACCTCCGCGTCGGGATTCCAAAAGAGTACTTTGGGGAGGGGATGGACGCAGACGTCGCGCAGGCGGTGCGCGATGCGATCGCGACCGTTGAGGGATTCGGCTGTCGCGTGGAGGAGGTTTCGCTCCCGCTCACAACGTACGCGCTCGCCGTGTACTACGTCCTCATGCCATCGGAGGTCTCCGCGAACCTCGAGCGGTACGACGGCATCCGCTACGGCCTCTCGGCACTCGCCGGGTCCGTACCGAACGCGGCGAACTTGAACGAGGTCTACACGAAGACGCGCGCTGCGGGATTCGGGCCGGAGACGAAGCGGCGCGTGATGATCGGGACATACGCACTGTCCTCTGGCTACGCCGACCAGTACTACAAGCGCGCGCTCGCAGTGCGCAATCGGATCAAGCACGAGTACCGAAAAGTATTCGAGCGCGTTGACGTACTCCTCACACCAACGACACCAACACCCGCGTGGGCGTTGGGTGCCAAGCAGGACGACCCGCTCCAGATGTACCTCTCGGACATCTTTACGGTCTCGGCGAACGTCGCGGGCATCCCGGGTCTCTCCATCCCGTGCGGGTTCGTGGAACGTTCCTCTGATCCCCCACCTCTTCTCGAGGGGGGGCGAGGGGGGGTGGTGCGCCTCCCCGTTGGCCTCCAGCTCCTCGCGCCGTGGTTTTCGGAGGACACACTCTTCACCCTCGGCGAGGCCTACGAGCAGGCCACGGATTGGCACACGCAACACCCCAACGCTTGACGAGTGGCCCGTGCTATCGCTACGGTACGGAAAGAACCTTTCCCGTGAGGAGGATGCAATGGATTGGTTGAACAGGAGGAAACTCATTCGCGCCGCAGCGCGTCTCGATCGGCTCGTTGCCATGCTCCAGAGCGATGCAGTGCAGCGGTCCATCACGCAGCGCGTGCCCTGGCACAACCGAGAAACGGTCTATGCGCGAATCGAGGCGCAGGTTGAGGCGATTGATCGCGAGATTGATTTCCTCGCGCGTATCTTCGCACTCCAAGCGGGTGTGGAGGAGGCGATGCAGGACATTGATCCTGCTCGCACCGTCCCCAAGCCACCGCAACCGTAAACGAAACCACCCCGATGGACATCGGGGTGGTCTTTCCGTTGCGGGGTACTAGTTGCTCAGTTCTGACTCGATGATCGCCTGCACCTGGCTGTACGGCACTGCACCGCCGAGCTCGATGCCGTTGATGTAGCTGCCCGGAGTACCGCGGACACCGGCGGCGAGTCCCGCTGCCTCCTGCGCGCGCACCTTCGCCTCGTACTTGCGCGTTGTCACACACGCATTGAACTGCGCGGTGTCGAGTCCAAGTTCGGAGGCCTTC encodes:
- the gatA gene encoding Asp-tRNA(Asn)/Glu-tRNA(Gln) amidotransferase subunit GatA; translation: MAYLSIEQIGTGLREKRFSAVEVAKNYLDRIAARDGGLGAYLHVMGDDALAAAARVDAAIERGDELSALAGVPVAVKDTILVAGHPTTASAKVLESYVAAYDATAVTRMKANDAVLLGKTNCDEFAMGSSTENAALGKTVNAWDASRVPGGSSGGSATAVAADLACVALGSDTGGSIRQPAALSGIVGLKPTYGSVSRHGLIAMASSFDVIGPIARSVADVRTVFHAIRGQDRHDATSSGAASRPSDAKRVADLRVGIPKEYFGEGMDADVAQAVRDAIATVEGFGCRVEEVSLPLTTYALAVYYVLMPSEVSANLERYDGIRYGLSALAGSVPNAANLNEVYTKTRAAGFGPETKRRVMIGTYALSSGYADQYYKRALAVRNRIKHEYRKVFERVDVLLTPTTPTPAWALGAKQDDPLQMYLSDIFTVSANVAGIPGLSIPCGFVERSSDPPPLLEGGRGGVVRLPVGLQLLAPWFSEDTLFTLGEAYEQATDWHTQHPNA